One part of the Dysidea avara chromosome 10, odDysAvar1.4, whole genome shotgun sequence genome encodes these proteins:
- the LOC136268792 gene encoding galectin-7-like: MENSISFTNFQTGRGIEAAYTNPKEGRVKIDLYNDKEDIILHFNPRFDEREVVISSQIDGKWPYQRGEKPQRVDGYDFKGREDVTVTFIAKDDYIKILLDGKQFHDYKSGLRISNITTAKFDWSMGSGHGTPAVLKYLAVKFNLAE; encoded by the coding sequence ATGGAAAACAGTATTAGCTTTACCAACTTCCAAACTGGCAGAGGTATAGAGGCAGCCTACACCAACCCCAAGGAAGGAAGGGTGAAAATAGACTTGTACAATGATAAGGAAGATATCATTCTTCACTTCAATCCTCGCTTTGATGAAAGAGAAGTGGTAATTTCATCACAAATAGATGGAAAATGGCCATATCAACGAGGGGAGAAACCACAAAGAGTTGATGGATATGATTTTAAAGGAAGGGAAGATGTCACTGTTACATTCATTGCTAAAGATGATTACATTAAAATTTTACTTGATGGTAAACAGTTTCATGATTATAAGTCTGGGCTACGTATTTCCAACATCACAACAGCCAAGTTTGATTGGTCCATGGGTTCTGGCCATGGTACACCAGCTGTTCTGAAGTATCTTGCAGTCAAGTTCAACCTTGCTGAGTGA
- the LOC136268793 gene encoding 32 kDa beta-galactoside-binding lectin-like, translated as MNETQRRTLIYELQMENSISFTNFQTGRGIEAAYTNPKEGRVKIDLYNDKGDIILHFNPRFDEREVVISSQIDGKWPYQRGEKPQRVDGYNFKGREDVTVTFIAKDDYIQILLDGKQFHDYKSGLRISSITTAKFDWSMGSGHGTPAVLKYLAVKFNLAE; from the exons atgaatgagacacaaaggaggacactg ATATACGAGTTACAAATGGAAAACAGTATTAGCTTTACCAACTTCCAAACTGGCAGAGGTATAGAGGCAGCCTACACCAACCCCAAGGAAGGAAGGGTGAAAATAGACTTGTACAATGATAAGGGAGATATCATTCTTCACTTCAATCCTCGCTTTGATGAAAGAGAAGTGGTAATTTCATCACAAATAGATGGAAAATGGCCATATCAACGAGGGGAGAAACCACAAAGAGTTGATGGATATAATTTTAAAGGAAGGGAAGATGTCACTGTTACATTCATTGCTAAAGATGATTACATTCAAATTTTACTTGATGGTAAACAGTTTCATGATTATAAGTCTGGGCTACGTATTTCCAGCATCACAACAGCCAAGTTTGATTGGTCCATGGGTTCTGGCCATGGTACACCAGCTGTTCTGAAGTATCTTGCAGTCAAGTTCAACCTTGCTGAGTGA